A stretch of the Orcinus orca chromosome 1, mOrcOrc1.1, whole genome shotgun sequence genome encodes the following:
- the SHC1 gene encoding SHC-transforming protein 1 isoform X1: protein MDLLPPKPKYNPLRNESLSSLEEGASGSTPPEELPSPSASSLGPMLPPLPGDDSPTTLCSFFPRMSNLKLANPAGGRLGPKGEPGRAAEDGEGIVGAAMPDSGPLPLLQDMNKLSGGGGRRTRVEGGQLGGEEWTRHGSFVNKPTRGWLHPNDKVMGPGVSYLVRYMGCVEVLQSMRALDFNTRTQVTREAISLVCDAVPGAKGATRRRKPCSRPLSSILGRSNLKFAGMPITLTVSTSSLNLMAADCKQIIANHHMQSISFASGGDPDTAEYVAYVAKDPVNQRACHILECPEGLAQDVISTIGQAFELRFKQYLRNPPKLVTPHDRMAGFDGSAWDEEEEEPPDHQYYNDFPGKEPPLGGVVDMRLREGVPQGAARPTPPSAHTPSHLGATLPVGQPVGGDPEARKQMLPPPPCPAGRELFDDPSYVNVQNLDKARQAGGGAGPPNPAVNGSAPRDLFDMKPFEDALRVPPPPQLVAMAEQLRGEPWFHGKLSRREAEALLQLNGDFLVRESTTTPGQYVLTGLQSGQPKHLLLVDPEGVVRTKDHRFESVSHLISYHMDNHLPIISAGSELCLQQPVERKL from the exons ATGGATCTCCTGCCCCCCAAGCCCAAGTACAACCCACTTCGGAATGAGTCTCTGTCATCGCTGGAGGAGGGAGCTTCAGGGTCCACCCCACCGGAGGAGCTGCCTTCCCCATCAGCCTCGTCTCTGGGGCCCATGCTGCCACCTCTGCCTGGGGACGATAGTCCCACTACCCTGTGCTCCTTCTTCCCCCGGATGAGCAACCTGAAGCTGGCCAACCCGGCTGGGGGGCGCCTGGGGCCGAAGGGGGAGCCAGGAAGGGCAGCCGAGGATGGGGAGGGGATCGTAGGGGCAGCCATGCCGGACTCaggccccctgcccctcctccaggacATGAACAAGCTGAGTGGAGGCGGCGGGCGCAGGACTCGGGTGGAAGGGGGCCAGCTGGGGGGCGAGGAGTGGACCCGCCACGGGAGCTTTGTCAATAAGCCCACGCGGGGCTGGCTGCATCCCAACGACAAAGTCATGGGACCCGGGGTTTCCTACTTGGTTCGG TACATGGGATGTGTGGAGGTCCTGCAGTCAATGCGCGCCCTGGACTTCAACACCCGGACTCAGGTCACCAG GGAGGCCATCAGTCTGGTGTGTGACGCTGTGCCAGGTGCTAAGGGGGCAACAAGGAGGAGAAAG CCCTGTAGCCGTCCACTCAGCTCCATCCTGGGGAGGAGTAACCTGAAATTTGCTGGAATGCCAATCACTCTCACCGTCTCCACCAGCAGCCTCAACCTCATGGCCGCAGACTGCAAACAG ATCATCGCCAACCACCACATGCAATCCATCTCCTTTGCGTCTGGCGGGGACCCG GACACAGCCGAGTATGTCGCCTATGTTGCCAAAGACCCGGTGAATCAGAGAG cctgCCACATCCTGGAGTGTCCCGAAGGGCTTGCTCAGGACGTCATCAGCACCATTGGCCAGGCCTTCGAGTTGCGTTTCAAACAATACCTCAGGAACCCGCCCAAGCTGGTCACCCCCCATGACAG GATGGCTGGCTTTGATGGCTCAGCTTGggatgaggaggaagaagagccaCCTGACCATCAGTACTATAATGACTTCCCTGGGAAGGAACCccctcttgggggggtggtggacATGAGGCTTCGGGAAGGAGTCCCCCAGGGGGCTGCTCGACCCACTCCACCCAGTGCCCACACCCCTAGCCACCTGGGAGCCACGCTG CCAGTGGGGCAGCCTGTTGGAGGAGACCCAGAAGCCCGCAAACAGATGCTGCCCCCGCCACCCTGCCCAG CAGGGAGAGAGCTCTTTGATGATCCCTCCTATGTCAATGTCCAGAACCTAGACAAGGCACGGCAAGCAGGCGGTGGGGCCGGGCCCCCCAATCCTGCCGTCAATGGCAGCGCGCCCCGAGACCTCTTTGACATGA AGCCCTTTGAAGATGCCCTGCGGGTGCCTCCACCTCCCCAGTTGGTGGCCATGGCTGAGCAGCTCCGAGGGGAGCCCTGGTTTCACGGGAAGCTGAGCCGGCGGGAGGCCGAGGCACTGCTACAGCTCAACGGGGACTTCCTGGTGCGGGAAAGCACGACCACGCCTGGCCAGTATGTGCTCACTGGCCTGCAGAGTGGGCAGCCCAAGCACCTGCTACTGGTGGACCCTGAGGGTGTG GTTCGGACAAAGGATCACCGCTTTGAGAGTGTCAGTCACCTCATCAGCTACCACATGGACAATCACTTGCCCATCATCTCTGCGGGCAGCGAACTGTGTCTCCAGCAACCTGTGGAGCGGAAACTGTGA
- the SHC1 gene encoding SHC-transforming protein 1 isoform X2: MDLLPPKPKYNPLRNESLSSLEEGASGSTPPEELPSPSASSLGPMLPPLPGDDSPTTLCSFFPRMSNLKLANPAGGRLGPKGEPGRAAEDGEGIVGAAMPDSGPLPLLQDMNKLSGGGGRRTRVEGGQLGGEEWTRHGSFVNKPTRGWLHPNDKVMGPGVSYLVRYMGCVEVLQSMRALDFNTRTQVTREAISLVCDAVPGAKGATRRRKPCSRPLSSILGRSNLKFAGMPITLTVSTSSLNLMAADCKQIIANHHMQSISFASGGDPDTAEYVAYVAKDPVNQRACHILECPEGLAQDVISTIGQAFELRFKQYLRNPPKLVTPHDRMAGFDGSAWDEEEEEPPDHQYYNDFPGKEPPLGGVVDMRLREGVPQGAARPTPPSAHTPSHLGATLPVGQPVGGDPEARKQMLPPPPCPGRELFDDPSYVNVQNLDKARQAGGGAGPPNPAVNGSAPRDLFDMKPFEDALRVPPPPQLVAMAEQLRGEPWFHGKLSRREAEALLQLNGDFLVRESTTTPGQYVLTGLQSGQPKHLLLVDPEGVVRTKDHRFESVSHLISYHMDNHLPIISAGSELCLQQPVERKL, translated from the exons ATGGATCTCCTGCCCCCCAAGCCCAAGTACAACCCACTTCGGAATGAGTCTCTGTCATCGCTGGAGGAGGGAGCTTCAGGGTCCACCCCACCGGAGGAGCTGCCTTCCCCATCAGCCTCGTCTCTGGGGCCCATGCTGCCACCTCTGCCTGGGGACGATAGTCCCACTACCCTGTGCTCCTTCTTCCCCCGGATGAGCAACCTGAAGCTGGCCAACCCGGCTGGGGGGCGCCTGGGGCCGAAGGGGGAGCCAGGAAGGGCAGCCGAGGATGGGGAGGGGATCGTAGGGGCAGCCATGCCGGACTCaggccccctgcccctcctccaggacATGAACAAGCTGAGTGGAGGCGGCGGGCGCAGGACTCGGGTGGAAGGGGGCCAGCTGGGGGGCGAGGAGTGGACCCGCCACGGGAGCTTTGTCAATAAGCCCACGCGGGGCTGGCTGCATCCCAACGACAAAGTCATGGGACCCGGGGTTTCCTACTTGGTTCGG TACATGGGATGTGTGGAGGTCCTGCAGTCAATGCGCGCCCTGGACTTCAACACCCGGACTCAGGTCACCAG GGAGGCCATCAGTCTGGTGTGTGACGCTGTGCCAGGTGCTAAGGGGGCAACAAGGAGGAGAAAG CCCTGTAGCCGTCCACTCAGCTCCATCCTGGGGAGGAGTAACCTGAAATTTGCTGGAATGCCAATCACTCTCACCGTCTCCACCAGCAGCCTCAACCTCATGGCCGCAGACTGCAAACAG ATCATCGCCAACCACCACATGCAATCCATCTCCTTTGCGTCTGGCGGGGACCCG GACACAGCCGAGTATGTCGCCTATGTTGCCAAAGACCCGGTGAATCAGAGAG cctgCCACATCCTGGAGTGTCCCGAAGGGCTTGCTCAGGACGTCATCAGCACCATTGGCCAGGCCTTCGAGTTGCGTTTCAAACAATACCTCAGGAACCCGCCCAAGCTGGTCACCCCCCATGACAG GATGGCTGGCTTTGATGGCTCAGCTTGggatgaggaggaagaagagccaCCTGACCATCAGTACTATAATGACTTCCCTGGGAAGGAACCccctcttgggggggtggtggacATGAGGCTTCGGGAAGGAGTCCCCCAGGGGGCTGCTCGACCCACTCCACCCAGTGCCCACACCCCTAGCCACCTGGGAGCCACGCTG CCAGTGGGGCAGCCTGTTGGAGGAGACCCAGAAGCCCGCAAACAGATGCTGCCCCCGCCACCCTGCCCAG GGAGAGAGCTCTTTGATGATCCCTCCTATGTCAATGTCCAGAACCTAGACAAGGCACGGCAAGCAGGCGGTGGGGCCGGGCCCCCCAATCCTGCCGTCAATGGCAGCGCGCCCCGAGACCTCTTTGACATGA AGCCCTTTGAAGATGCCCTGCGGGTGCCTCCACCTCCCCAGTTGGTGGCCATGGCTGAGCAGCTCCGAGGGGAGCCCTGGTTTCACGGGAAGCTGAGCCGGCGGGAGGCCGAGGCACTGCTACAGCTCAACGGGGACTTCCTGGTGCGGGAAAGCACGACCACGCCTGGCCAGTATGTGCTCACTGGCCTGCAGAGTGGGCAGCCCAAGCACCTGCTACTGGTGGACCCTGAGGGTGTG GTTCGGACAAAGGATCACCGCTTTGAGAGTGTCAGTCACCTCATCAGCTACCACATGGACAATCACTTGCCCATCATCTCTGCGGGCAGCGAACTGTGTCTCCAGCAACCTGTGGAGCGGAAACTGTGA
- the SHC1 gene encoding SHC-transforming protein 1 isoform X3 — protein sequence MDLLPPKPKYNPLRNESLSSLEEGASGSTPPEELPSPSASSLGPMLPPLPGDDSPTTLCSFFPRMSNLKLANPAGGRLGPKGEPGRAAEDGEGIVGAAMPDSGPLPLLQDMNKLSGGGGRRTRVEGGQLGGEEWTRHGSFVNKPTRGWLHPNDKVMGPGVSYLVRYMGCVEVLQSMRALDFNTRTQVTREAISLVCDAVPGAKGATRRRKPCSRPLSSILGRSNLKFAGMPITLTVSTSSLNLMAADCKQDTAEYVAYVAKDPVNQRACHILECPEGLAQDVISTIGQAFELRFKQYLRNPPKLVTPHDRMAGFDGSAWDEEEEEPPDHQYYNDFPGKEPPLGGVVDMRLREGVPQGAARPTPPSAHTPSHLGATLPVGQPVGGDPEARKQMLPPPPCPAGRELFDDPSYVNVQNLDKARQAGGGAGPPNPAVNGSAPRDLFDMKPFEDALRVPPPPQLVAMAEQLRGEPWFHGKLSRREAEALLQLNGDFLVRESTTTPGQYVLTGLQSGQPKHLLLVDPEGVVRTKDHRFESVSHLISYHMDNHLPIISAGSELCLQQPVERKL from the exons ATGGATCTCCTGCCCCCCAAGCCCAAGTACAACCCACTTCGGAATGAGTCTCTGTCATCGCTGGAGGAGGGAGCTTCAGGGTCCACCCCACCGGAGGAGCTGCCTTCCCCATCAGCCTCGTCTCTGGGGCCCATGCTGCCACCTCTGCCTGGGGACGATAGTCCCACTACCCTGTGCTCCTTCTTCCCCCGGATGAGCAACCTGAAGCTGGCCAACCCGGCTGGGGGGCGCCTGGGGCCGAAGGGGGAGCCAGGAAGGGCAGCCGAGGATGGGGAGGGGATCGTAGGGGCAGCCATGCCGGACTCaggccccctgcccctcctccaggacATGAACAAGCTGAGTGGAGGCGGCGGGCGCAGGACTCGGGTGGAAGGGGGCCAGCTGGGGGGCGAGGAGTGGACCCGCCACGGGAGCTTTGTCAATAAGCCCACGCGGGGCTGGCTGCATCCCAACGACAAAGTCATGGGACCCGGGGTTTCCTACTTGGTTCGG TACATGGGATGTGTGGAGGTCCTGCAGTCAATGCGCGCCCTGGACTTCAACACCCGGACTCAGGTCACCAG GGAGGCCATCAGTCTGGTGTGTGACGCTGTGCCAGGTGCTAAGGGGGCAACAAGGAGGAGAAAG CCCTGTAGCCGTCCACTCAGCTCCATCCTGGGGAGGAGTAACCTGAAATTTGCTGGAATGCCAATCACTCTCACCGTCTCCACCAGCAGCCTCAACCTCATGGCCGCAGACTGCAAACAG GACACAGCCGAGTATGTCGCCTATGTTGCCAAAGACCCGGTGAATCAGAGAG cctgCCACATCCTGGAGTGTCCCGAAGGGCTTGCTCAGGACGTCATCAGCACCATTGGCCAGGCCTTCGAGTTGCGTTTCAAACAATACCTCAGGAACCCGCCCAAGCTGGTCACCCCCCATGACAG GATGGCTGGCTTTGATGGCTCAGCTTGggatgaggaggaagaagagccaCCTGACCATCAGTACTATAATGACTTCCCTGGGAAGGAACCccctcttgggggggtggtggacATGAGGCTTCGGGAAGGAGTCCCCCAGGGGGCTGCTCGACCCACTCCACCCAGTGCCCACACCCCTAGCCACCTGGGAGCCACGCTG CCAGTGGGGCAGCCTGTTGGAGGAGACCCAGAAGCCCGCAAACAGATGCTGCCCCCGCCACCCTGCCCAG CAGGGAGAGAGCTCTTTGATGATCCCTCCTATGTCAATGTCCAGAACCTAGACAAGGCACGGCAAGCAGGCGGTGGGGCCGGGCCCCCCAATCCTGCCGTCAATGGCAGCGCGCCCCGAGACCTCTTTGACATGA AGCCCTTTGAAGATGCCCTGCGGGTGCCTCCACCTCCCCAGTTGGTGGCCATGGCTGAGCAGCTCCGAGGGGAGCCCTGGTTTCACGGGAAGCTGAGCCGGCGGGAGGCCGAGGCACTGCTACAGCTCAACGGGGACTTCCTGGTGCGGGAAAGCACGACCACGCCTGGCCAGTATGTGCTCACTGGCCTGCAGAGTGGGCAGCCCAAGCACCTGCTACTGGTGGACCCTGAGGGTGTG GTTCGGACAAAGGATCACCGCTTTGAGAGTGTCAGTCACCTCATCAGCTACCACATGGACAATCACTTGCCCATCATCTCTGCGGGCAGCGAACTGTGTCTCCAGCAACCTGTGGAGCGGAAACTGTGA
- the SHC1 gene encoding SHC-transforming protein 1 isoform X4 has protein sequence MNKLSGGGGRRTRVEGGQLGGEEWTRHGSFVNKPTRGWLHPNDKVMGPGVSYLVRYMGCVEVLQSMRALDFNTRTQVTREAISLVCDAVPGAKGATRRRKPCSRPLSSILGRSNLKFAGMPITLTVSTSSLNLMAADCKQIIANHHMQSISFASGGDPDTAEYVAYVAKDPVNQRACHILECPEGLAQDVISTIGQAFELRFKQYLRNPPKLVTPHDRMAGFDGSAWDEEEEEPPDHQYYNDFPGKEPPLGGVVDMRLREGVPQGAARPTPPSAHTPSHLGATLPVGQPVGGDPEARKQMLPPPPCPAGRELFDDPSYVNVQNLDKARQAGGGAGPPNPAVNGSAPRDLFDMKPFEDALRVPPPPQLVAMAEQLRGEPWFHGKLSRREAEALLQLNGDFLVRESTTTPGQYVLTGLQSGQPKHLLLVDPEGVVRTKDHRFESVSHLISYHMDNHLPIISAGSELCLQQPVERKL, from the exons ATGAACAAGCTGAGTGGAGGCGGCGGGCGCAGGACTCGGGTGGAAGGGGGCCAGCTGGGGGGCGAGGAGTGGACCCGCCACGGGAGCTTTGTCAATAAGCCCACGCGGGGCTGGCTGCATCCCAACGACAAAGTCATGGGACCCGGGGTTTCCTACTTGGTTCGG TACATGGGATGTGTGGAGGTCCTGCAGTCAATGCGCGCCCTGGACTTCAACACCCGGACTCAGGTCACCAG GGAGGCCATCAGTCTGGTGTGTGACGCTGTGCCAGGTGCTAAGGGGGCAACAAGGAGGAGAAAG CCCTGTAGCCGTCCACTCAGCTCCATCCTGGGGAGGAGTAACCTGAAATTTGCTGGAATGCCAATCACTCTCACCGTCTCCACCAGCAGCCTCAACCTCATGGCCGCAGACTGCAAACAG ATCATCGCCAACCACCACATGCAATCCATCTCCTTTGCGTCTGGCGGGGACCCG GACACAGCCGAGTATGTCGCCTATGTTGCCAAAGACCCGGTGAATCAGAGAG cctgCCACATCCTGGAGTGTCCCGAAGGGCTTGCTCAGGACGTCATCAGCACCATTGGCCAGGCCTTCGAGTTGCGTTTCAAACAATACCTCAGGAACCCGCCCAAGCTGGTCACCCCCCATGACAG GATGGCTGGCTTTGATGGCTCAGCTTGggatgaggaggaagaagagccaCCTGACCATCAGTACTATAATGACTTCCCTGGGAAGGAACCccctcttgggggggtggtggacATGAGGCTTCGGGAAGGAGTCCCCCAGGGGGCTGCTCGACCCACTCCACCCAGTGCCCACACCCCTAGCCACCTGGGAGCCACGCTG CCAGTGGGGCAGCCTGTTGGAGGAGACCCAGAAGCCCGCAAACAGATGCTGCCCCCGCCACCCTGCCCAG CAGGGAGAGAGCTCTTTGATGATCCCTCCTATGTCAATGTCCAGAACCTAGACAAGGCACGGCAAGCAGGCGGTGGGGCCGGGCCCCCCAATCCTGCCGTCAATGGCAGCGCGCCCCGAGACCTCTTTGACATGA AGCCCTTTGAAGATGCCCTGCGGGTGCCTCCACCTCCCCAGTTGGTGGCCATGGCTGAGCAGCTCCGAGGGGAGCCCTGGTTTCACGGGAAGCTGAGCCGGCGGGAGGCCGAGGCACTGCTACAGCTCAACGGGGACTTCCTGGTGCGGGAAAGCACGACCACGCCTGGCCAGTATGTGCTCACTGGCCTGCAGAGTGGGCAGCCCAAGCACCTGCTACTGGTGGACCCTGAGGGTGTG GTTCGGACAAAGGATCACCGCTTTGAGAGTGTCAGTCACCTCATCAGCTACCACATGGACAATCACTTGCCCATCATCTCTGCGGGCAGCGAACTGTGTCTCCAGCAACCTGTGGAGCGGAAACTGTGA
- the SHC1 gene encoding SHC-transforming protein 1 isoform X5 — MGCVEVLQSMRALDFNTRTQVTREAISLVCDAVPGAKGATRRRKPCSRPLSSILGRSNLKFAGMPITLTVSTSSLNLMAADCKQIIANHHMQSISFASGGDPDTAEYVAYVAKDPVNQRACHILECPEGLAQDVISTIGQAFELRFKQYLRNPPKLVTPHDRMAGFDGSAWDEEEEEPPDHQYYNDFPGKEPPLGGVVDMRLREGVPQGAARPTPPSAHTPSHLGATLPVGQPVGGDPEARKQMLPPPPCPAGRELFDDPSYVNVQNLDKARQAGGGAGPPNPAVNGSAPRDLFDMKPFEDALRVPPPPQLVAMAEQLRGEPWFHGKLSRREAEALLQLNGDFLVRESTTTPGQYVLTGLQSGQPKHLLLVDPEGVVRTKDHRFESVSHLISYHMDNHLPIISAGSELCLQQPVERKL, encoded by the exons ATGGGATGTGTGGAGGTCCTGCAGTCAATGCGCGCCCTGGACTTCAACACCCGGACTCAGGTCACCAG GGAGGCCATCAGTCTGGTGTGTGACGCTGTGCCAGGTGCTAAGGGGGCAACAAGGAGGAGAAAG CCCTGTAGCCGTCCACTCAGCTCCATCCTGGGGAGGAGTAACCTGAAATTTGCTGGAATGCCAATCACTCTCACCGTCTCCACCAGCAGCCTCAACCTCATGGCCGCAGACTGCAAACAG ATCATCGCCAACCACCACATGCAATCCATCTCCTTTGCGTCTGGCGGGGACCCG GACACAGCCGAGTATGTCGCCTATGTTGCCAAAGACCCGGTGAATCAGAGAG cctgCCACATCCTGGAGTGTCCCGAAGGGCTTGCTCAGGACGTCATCAGCACCATTGGCCAGGCCTTCGAGTTGCGTTTCAAACAATACCTCAGGAACCCGCCCAAGCTGGTCACCCCCCATGACAG GATGGCTGGCTTTGATGGCTCAGCTTGggatgaggaggaagaagagccaCCTGACCATCAGTACTATAATGACTTCCCTGGGAAGGAACCccctcttgggggggtggtggacATGAGGCTTCGGGAAGGAGTCCCCCAGGGGGCTGCTCGACCCACTCCACCCAGTGCCCACACCCCTAGCCACCTGGGAGCCACGCTG CCAGTGGGGCAGCCTGTTGGAGGAGACCCAGAAGCCCGCAAACAGATGCTGCCCCCGCCACCCTGCCCAG CAGGGAGAGAGCTCTTTGATGATCCCTCCTATGTCAATGTCCAGAACCTAGACAAGGCACGGCAAGCAGGCGGTGGGGCCGGGCCCCCCAATCCTGCCGTCAATGGCAGCGCGCCCCGAGACCTCTTTGACATGA AGCCCTTTGAAGATGCCCTGCGGGTGCCTCCACCTCCCCAGTTGGTGGCCATGGCTGAGCAGCTCCGAGGGGAGCCCTGGTTTCACGGGAAGCTGAGCCGGCGGGAGGCCGAGGCACTGCTACAGCTCAACGGGGACTTCCTGGTGCGGGAAAGCACGACCACGCCTGGCCAGTATGTGCTCACTGGCCTGCAGAGTGGGCAGCCCAAGCACCTGCTACTGGTGGACCCTGAGGGTGTG GTTCGGACAAAGGATCACCGCTTTGAGAGTGTCAGTCACCTCATCAGCTACCACATGGACAATCACTTGCCCATCATCTCTGCGGGCAGCGAACTGTGTCTCCAGCAACCTGTGGAGCGGAAACTGTGA
- the PYGO2 gene encoding pygopus homolog 2 produces MAASAPPPPDKLEGGGGPAPPPAPPSTGRKQGKAGLQMKSPEKKRRKSNTQGPAYSHLTEFAPPPTPMVDHLVASNPFEDDFGAPKVGGAAPPFLGSPVPFGGFRVQGGMAGQVPPGYGTGGGGGPQPLRRQPPPFPPNPMGPAFNMPPQGPGYPPPGNMNFPSQPFNQPLGQNFSPPGGQMMPGPVGGFGPMISPTMGQPPRGELGPPSLPQRFAQPGAPFGPSPLQRPGQGLPSLPPNTSPFPGPDPGFPGPGGEDGGKPLNPPAPTAFPQEPHSGSPAAAVNGNQPSFPPNSSGRGGGTPDANSLAPPGKTSAGSGPQPPPGLVYPCGACRSEVNDDQDAILCEASCQKWFHRECTGMTESAYGLLTTEASAVWACDLCLKTKEIQSVYIREGMGQLVAANDG; encoded by the exons ATGGCCGCCTCGGCGCCGCCCCCACCGGACAAGCTGGAGGGAGGTGGCGGCCCCGCACCGCCCCCTGCGCCACCCAGCACCGGGAGGAAGCAGGGCAAGGCCG GTCTGCAAATGAAGAGCCCAGAAAAGAAGCGAAGGAAGTCAAATACTCAG GGCCCTGCATACTCACATCTGACGGAGTTTGCGCCACCCCCGACTCCCATGGTCGATCACCTGGTCGCATCCAACCCTTTTGAGGATGACTTCGGAGCCCCTAAGGTGGGGGGTGCAGCCCCTCCATTCCTGGGCAGTCCTGTCCCCTTTGGGGGCTTCCGTGTACAGGGGGGCATGGCAGGCCAGGTACCCCCAGGCTATGGCactgggggtggaggaggccCCCAGCCTCTTCGTCGACAGcccccccctttccctcccaaCCCCATGGGCCCTGCTTTCAACATGCCCCCACAGGGCCCTGGCTACCCTCCCCCAGGCAACATGAACTTTCCCAGCCAACCCTTCAACCAGCCTCTGGGTCAAAACTTTAGCCCGCCTGGTGGGCAGATGATGCCAGGCCCCGTGGGGGGATTTGGCCCCATGATCTCACCCACCATGGGACAGCCTCCCAGAGGGGAGCTGggccccccttctctccctcaacGCTTTGCCCAGCCAGGGGCACCTTTTGGTCCTTCTCCTCTCCAGAGACCTGGTCAGGGCCTCCCCAGCTTGCCCCCCAACACAAGTCCCTTCCCTGGTCCGGACCCTGGCTTTCCTGGCCCTGGTGGTGAGGATGGGGGGAAGCCCTTAAATCCACCTGCTCCCACTGCTTTTCCCCAGGAGCCCCACTCAGGCTCCCCGGCTGCTGCTGTTAATGGAAATCAGCCCAGTTTTCCCCCAAACAGcagtgggcggggtgggggcaccCCAGATGCCAATAGCCTGGCACCCCCTGGCAAGACAAGTGCGGGCTCAGGGCCCCAGCCTCCCCCAGGCCTGGTGTATCCATGTGGTGCCTGTCGGAGTGAGGTGAACGACGACCAAGATGCCATTCTGTGTGAGGCTTCCTGCCAGAAGTGGTTCCACCGCGAGTGCACGGGCATGACTGAGAGCGCCTATGGGTTGCTGACCACTGAGGCCTCTGCTGTCTGGGCCTGCGATCTCTGCCTCAAGACCAAGGAGATCCAGTCTGTCTACATCCGCGAGGGCATGGGGCAGCTGGTGGCTGCTAACGATGGGTGA